A stretch of DNA from Fibrobacter succinogenes:
TCATTGCGATCATGCCCTTACGATCCGGAATCTTAGAGAGGTTCACGACTTCGGAGCCCGGCATTGCCTTGCCATCAAGGTAAATGCTCTTGGCAACCAAGAAATCAGGGTTTGCTTTGTGGAATGCTTCAATTTCGCGAGCCGGCAGGAGCGGGTCTTCTTCGAAACCGACCATCACAGACGTTGCGCCAGTGAGGGAATCGTTGAGACCTTCAACCTTGAGAGCTTCGAGCACGCGCTTGAGAAGAGTGTTCTTCACAGCGTGGTACTTGACACCCTTAGCAGCGAGGGCCTTGCGGAGGGCATTGTCCTTATCGACAGTGATGCCCTGGAAATTGAGCAGATAGACGGCGGTAGCGCCCTTGAAGGACTCGACGAGCGCGTCCACGGTCTGTTGTTTTTTAACTACAGCTTTCATGGTTTCTCCTAGCGCGTCAGTGCCATATCAAGTTTGATGCCCGGGGCCATCGTAGCCGTCAAAGTGAGGCTCTTGATGTAAGTGCCCTTAGAAGATTGAGGCTTGTTCTTCACAACAGAGTCGATAACAGCCTTCGTGTTTTCAACGAGCTGATCGGCAGTGAAGGAAAGCTTGCCAACCGGAGCATGGACGTTAGCGCCCTTGTCAACGCGGTAGGAAATCTTACCGGCCTTGAGTTCCTTGACGGTCTGAGCGACGTTAACCGTCACCGTACCAGCCTTGGGGCTCGGCATCATACCACGAGGACCGAGGACACGAGCGACCTTACTAATCACCGGCATCATGTCGGGAGTAGCAACGACGGCGTCAAAGTCCAGCCAGCCTTCCTGAATCTTCTGAACCAAGTCGGCACCACCAGCGTAGTCAGCACCAGCGGCTTTGGCAACTTCAAGGTTATTGTCCTTGCAGAATACCAAGACGCGGACCTGACGACCGGT
This window harbors:
- the rplJ gene encoding 50S ribosomal protein L10; this translates as MKAVVKKQQTVDALVESFKGATAVYLLNFQGITVDKDNALRKALAAKGVKYHAVKNTLLKRVLEALKVEGLNDSLTGATSVMVGFEEDPLLPAREIEAFHKANPDFLVAKSIYLDGKAMPGSEVVNLSKIPDRKGMIAMIVSIALGPGSTIAGQLKTLQEKLEKESGSETKNFKRNNRRNTSWQLISRHWAIKLLVLPFSKLRLWLTILKKPTASKPLPVAL
- the rplA gene encoding 50S ribosomal protein L1; this encodes MFRGKKYKKIAESYDRTKAYDLKEAIEILKKSELKFDQTVEVHFNLGVDPKHSDQVVRGTVVLPHGTGRQVRVLVFCKDNNLEVAKAAGADYAGGADLVQKIQEGWLDFDAVVATPDMMPVISKVARVLGPRGMMPSPKAGTVTVNVAQTVKELKAGKISYRVDKGANVHAPVGKLSFTADQLVENTKAVIDSVVKNKPQSSKGTYIKSLTLTATMAPGIKLDMALTR